A genomic segment from Amia ocellicauda isolate fAmiCal2 chromosome 13, fAmiCal2.hap1, whole genome shotgun sequence encodes:
- the dapp1 gene encoding dual adapter for phosphotyrosine and 3-phosphotyrosine and 3-phosphoinositide → MNQSNTSLRSDYSFEGDPADELHSLCWYHHDLSRHATEALLMSNGTDGSYLLRKSHEGPNCYALSVRAKDSVKHFQVNRKGDAYCFGFTEFPSLREFISHFANQPLIGSETGTLIVLKCPYPRQVEEPSIYESVRVHTAMQSGRTENDLIANAPSLGTKEGYLVKQGGIIKNWKTRWFTLNRNELKYFKDKMFEEPIRTLDLKECSAVQFDYSQDKVNCFCLVFPERTFYLCAKSGVEADEWIKILQWKLSQIRKGR, encoded by the exons CTGGTATCACCATGACCTGTCCCGACACGCTACGGAGGCCTTGCTGATGTCCAACGGGACTGATGGGAGCTATCTTCTCCGGAAAAGCCATGAAGGCCCCAATTGCTATGCCCTTTCTGTCAG GGCAAAAGATTCGGTCAAACATTTCCAGGTGAACCGAAAAGGAGACGCTTACTGCTTTGGCTTCACGGAGTTTCCATCGCTTAGAGAATTTATCAGCCACTTTGCCAACCAACCTCTAATAGGAAGTGAAACAG GCACTCTGATCGTGTTGAAATGTCCCTATCCTCGGCAAGTGGAGGAGCCCTCTATCTACGAATCTGTCCGAGTGCACACAGCGATGCAATCTGGCCGAACTGAGAACGACCTGATTGCAAATGCACCTTCG cTCGGGACGAAGGAGGGCTATCTTGTAAAACAAGGAGGAATAATTAAG AATTGGAAAACAAGGTGGTTTACCTTAAATAGGAATGAACTCAAATATTTCAAAGATAAAATG TTTGAAGAGCCAATAAGAACCCTGGATTTAAAAGAGTGTTCAGCCGTGCAGTTTGATTACTCTCAAGATAAAGTCAACTGTTTCTG TCTAGTATTTCCTGAAAGAACGTTTTATTTGTGTGCCAAGTCTGGAGTCGAAGCTGATGAATGGATCAAGATTCTGCAGTGGAAACTG tcACAGATTAGAAAGGGCAGATGA